One part of the Haloprofundus halobius genome encodes these proteins:
- a CDS encoding ABC transporter permease, translated as MARVDWRVRRLAQTGFTVWAVTTLSFVLIRLMPGNPMGAMVRQLESQGVDPVRARQLVELRMTIDPDKPIPLAYIDYMGSMLQGDLGQSTYYAAPVTEVLAQAMPWTLFVLSWSLFISFFIGISVGALMAYWEGGKLDVGITSWAILMGSIPFYVLAILLLIFLSYRGGYFPTGGRQPTGIPPGFNWPYIKGIAYHATLPVASMLVASGIASLGMRGNSIRVLGSDYLRVARLRGLSDATISTQYVARNAVLPMYTTLLISIGEMFGGSVVLEQVFQYRGLGYYLYSAINQRDYPLMMGGFVLITVAVVIALLIADLTYGYIDPRAGGQNDESY; from the coding sequence ATGGCACGAGTAGACTGGCGCGTAAGACGATTAGCGCAAACAGGATTTACCGTATGGGCGGTGACGACGCTTTCGTTCGTTCTGATCCGCCTCATGCCCGGAAACCCAATGGGCGCGATGGTGCGGCAGCTCGAGTCACAGGGGGTCGACCCGGTTCGCGCTCGCCAACTCGTCGAACTCCGGATGACGATCGATCCCGACAAGCCGATTCCGCTGGCTTACATCGACTACATGGGAAGTATGCTGCAGGGCGACCTCGGGCAGTCGACGTACTACGCTGCGCCCGTGACCGAGGTGCTCGCACAGGCGATGCCCTGGACCCTGTTCGTGCTGAGTTGGTCGCTGTTCATCAGCTTCTTCATCGGTATCTCGGTCGGTGCGCTGATGGCGTACTGGGAGGGCGGAAAACTGGACGTCGGCATCACGTCGTGGGCGATCCTGATGGGTTCGATCCCGTTCTACGTGCTGGCGATTCTGCTGTTGATCTTCCTCTCGTACCGCGGCGGGTATTTCCCGACGGGCGGTCGTCAGCCGACCGGCATCCCGCCCGGGTTCAACTGGCCGTACATCAAGGGGATCGCCTACCACGCCACGTTGCCGGTCGCGTCCATGCTGGTCGCCTCCGGCATCGCCTCGCTGGGAATGCGTGGGAACAGCATCCGCGTTCTCGGCTCGGACTACCTCCGCGTCGCCCGTCTCCGGGGACTGTCGGACGCGACGATCTCCACCCAGTACGTCGCGCGGAACGCCGTCCTTCCGATGTACACCACGCTGTTGATAAGCATCGGAGAGATGTTCGGCGGGTCCGTGGTTCTCGAGCAGGTGTTTCAGTACCGAGGCCTCGGCTACTACCTCTACTCTGCGATCAACCAGCGCGACTACCCGCTCATGATGGGCGGGTTCGTGCTCATCACGGTCGCAGTCGTCATCGCGCTGCTGATCGCCGATCTGACGTACGGGTACATCGACCCCAGAGCAGGAGGACAGAACGATGAATCGTACTGA
- a CDS encoding ABC transporter substrate-binding protein, producing the protein MPDTNNWRRDLCSRRNFIKAGAIGGVTALAGCGGSGEAPEPGGGNGSGGNGSNAAGGSGGGGGSGSSGQFRVFDPLTSGTTPSERHFNPWNPSQSGCWHPGACIFDRLAVYSPTQNEAYPLMAESWEMADDTTLEATISEDWTWHNGDQFVAQDWVTQYQIELEILKAGVEDDERPHQVIKGVETVDDQTLRVSLHDPLDEIFAVQNSIGAYHDDFSRGVFTKHDDDRWSDWLEQLQNTEGSEKEAVIEEITTAEYPLITDDPIGTGPFQISEVGDDVIVMEKYEDHPNADNINFDEFTLRSFSDDEPTQPYSTGQVDAAHSGFPVQQDLQNQLPEGHTLFREGRSQNKLFAFNCGHEVEGYDSPVNSVNVRKAICHVFDRQQVSSLLQGENRLFEWAPCRVPGKVLEEGSHPATDWIEDFTLYGQNDTERATELLEQDGYEQNNNGEWMDPDGERFTLKIMNGTERQDIQVLKRNLTEFGIDVEQQQVDDATFDERRMNGEYDIMEDGSSANGVTALWALDLVPDWVQSITHFNPDAEIPMPIGDPEGSSGTKEINISEHINKWMTTGEDQYHKELMWWWNQTLPEAEMLYQPDAGAYDGSNWELEARDAIVNGVDDALYIAPKMADGTIRYVGD; encoded by the coding sequence ATGCCAGATACTAACAACTGGCGAAGAGACCTGTGTTCGAGACGAAACTTCATCAAGGCTGGCGCAATCGGGGGTGTGACAGCGCTCGCCGGCTGTGGGGGATCAGGGGAGGCCCCAGAGCCCGGCGGCGGCAACGGTAGCGGCGGCAACGGTAGCAACGCCGCCGGCGGCAGCGGGGGCGGAGGAGGCTCCGGTTCGTCCGGTCAGTTCCGGGTTTTCGACCCGCTGACGAGCGGGACGACGCCTTCGGAACGACACTTCAACCCGTGGAACCCCTCGCAGAGCGGCTGCTGGCACCCCGGCGCGTGTATCTTCGACCGCCTCGCCGTCTACAGTCCGACCCAGAACGAGGCCTATCCGCTGATGGCCGAGTCGTGGGAGATGGCCGACGATACGACGCTCGAAGCGACCATCAGCGAGGATTGGACGTGGCACAACGGCGACCAGTTCGTCGCGCAGGACTGGGTCACGCAGTACCAGATCGAACTGGAGATTCTCAAGGCCGGCGTCGAAGACGACGAACGGCCCCACCAAGTCATCAAGGGCGTCGAGACCGTCGACGACCAGACGCTTCGTGTGTCGTTACACGACCCCTTGGACGAGATCTTCGCCGTCCAGAACTCGATCGGTGCGTACCACGACGACTTCAGCCGCGGCGTCTTCACGAAACACGACGACGACCGCTGGAGCGACTGGCTCGAACAGCTTCAGAACACGGAGGGTTCCGAGAAGGAGGCGGTCATCGAAGAGATCACCACGGCAGAGTACCCACTCATCACCGACGATCCCATCGGTACCGGCCCGTTCCAGATCTCGGAGGTCGGCGACGACGTCATCGTGATGGAGAAGTACGAGGACCACCCGAACGCGGACAACATCAACTTCGACGAGTTCACGCTCAGGTCGTTCTCCGACGACGAACCGACGCAGCCGTACTCGACGGGACAGGTCGACGCCGCGCACAGCGGCTTCCCCGTCCAACAGGACCTCCAGAACCAGCTCCCGGAGGGGCACACGCTGTTCCGGGAGGGTCGCTCGCAGAACAAGCTCTTCGCGTTCAACTGCGGCCACGAGGTCGAGGGGTACGACTCCCCCGTCAACAGCGTGAACGTGCGGAAGGCGATCTGCCACGTCTTCGACCGTCAGCAGGTCAGCTCACTCCTCCAAGGGGAGAACCGCCTCTTCGAGTGGGCACCGTGCAGAGTTCCCGGCAAGGTGCTGGAGGAGGGCTCGCACCCGGCCACCGACTGGATCGAGGATTTCACCCTGTACGGACAGAACGACACCGAACGCGCTACGGAGCTGCTCGAGCAAGACGGCTACGAGCAGAACAACAACGGCGAGTGGATGGACCCCGACGGCGAGCGCTTCACGCTCAAAATCATGAACGGGACCGAGCGCCAGGACATCCAGGTGCTCAAGCGGAACCTCACGGAGTTCGGCATCGACGTCGAACAGCAACAGGTCGACGACGCGACGTTCGACGAGCGTCGGATGAACGGCGAGTACGACATCATGGAGGACGGGTCGTCGGCCAACGGCGTGACCGCGCTCTGGGCGCTCGACCTGGTTCCCGACTGGGTCCAGTCGATCACCCACTTCAACCCGGACGCGGAGATCCCGATGCCGATCGGCGATCCCGAGGGGTCGAGCGGGACGAAGGAGATCAACATCAGCGAACACATCAACAAGTGGATGACGACCGGCGAAGACCAGTACCACAAGGAACTGATGTGGTGGTGGAACCAGACGCTCCCCGAAGCGGAGATGCTGTACCAGCCGGACGCCGGCGCCTACGACGGGTCCAACTGGGAACTGGAGGCGAGAGACGCCATCGTCAACGGCGTCGACGACGCTCTCTACATCGCCCCGAAGATGGCCGACGGGACGATCCGGTACGTGGGCGACTGA
- a CDS encoding ABC transporter permease, producing the protein MSEHTERDDRDDRTETDRPAADGSRSRDRDALTDGGNVTTPFDVVSEYEETRQDRYRKLYDAYIYAPVSIVWRDWRARIGFSIILLYILMGTVGTWIIEPTTVAEGPALAQPFETMEYPLGTDDMGRDLFSQMVHATQGMLKMIAAGAVFTVVAGTTIGAIAGYKGGTTDSVLSSITDIFINIPGFPLVMVLALLLPIGGNPYLVGILLCVASWGGLARAIRSQVLTLRQESFVEAARSMGIPTRKIVFKDIVPHLMPFVVINLTNAGRRVIFEAAALYYLGILPFEDLNWGVTLNLAYNGGAHYRPEALHWFLVPMGAIIFISIGLILLGQSLDRVFNPRVRARHEKMSADAAENIDNDENPTNTIGGL; encoded by the coding sequence ATGAGCGAGCACACAGAGAGAGACGACAGAGACGACCGAACCGAGACAGACCGACCGGCAGCCGACGGGAGCCGGTCGAGAGACCGAGACGCGCTGACCGACGGTGGTAACGTTACCACGCCGTTCGACGTCGTCTCCGAGTACGAGGAGACGCGACAGGACCGGTACCGGAAGCTGTACGACGCGTACATCTACGCGCCGGTCTCGATCGTCTGGCGCGACTGGCGCGCGCGTATCGGCTTCTCTATCATCCTGCTCTACATCCTGATGGGCACGGTCGGGACCTGGATCATCGAGCCGACAACCGTCGCGGAGGGACCGGCGCTCGCACAGCCGTTCGAGACGATGGAGTACCCGTTGGGGACCGACGATATGGGTCGCGACCTGTTCTCGCAGATGGTTCACGCCACGCAGGGGATGCTCAAGATGATCGCCGCCGGCGCGGTGTTCACCGTGGTCGCCGGGACGACCATCGGCGCCATAGCAGGGTACAAAGGCGGAACCACCGACTCCGTGCTGAGTTCGATCACCGACATCTTCATCAACATCCCGGGCTTCCCGCTCGTGATGGTCCTCGCGCTGCTGCTTCCCATCGGCGGCAACCCGTACCTGGTCGGTATACTACTCTGCGTCGCCTCCTGGGGCGGTCTCGCGCGGGCGATTCGGTCGCAGGTACTGACGCTCCGGCAGGAGTCGTTCGTCGAGGCCGCCCGATCGATGGGGATTCCGACGAGAAAGATCGTGTTCAAGGATATCGTCCCGCACCTGATGCCGTTCGTCGTGATCAACCTCACGAACGCCGGACGACGGGTCATCTTCGAGGCCGCCGCGCTGTACTACCTCGGTATCCTCCCGTTCGAGGACCTCAACTGGGGCGTCACGCTCAACCTCGCGTACAACGGCGGCGCCCACTACCGGCCGGAGGCGCTCCACTGGTTCCTCGTGCCGATGGGCGCGATCATCTTCATCTCCATTGGACTCATCCTCCTCGGGCAGTCGCTCGACCGGGTGTTCAACCCCCGGGTCAGAGCGCGCCACGAGAAGATGAGCGCCGACGCTGCCGAAAACATCGACAACGACGAGAATCCCACTAACACGATTGGAGGACTCTGA
- a CDS encoding enolase C-terminal domain-like protein — MEISDIETIRFTYRSTKVRDEKGHSHPGDPYEKTGSITRVVVDGGPDGYCTGGDVRANDLAARYLTGTDPLEREQIWQQLNRSQRLHKGTFSDSNVSRIDSALWDVAGKEFGVPVYRLLGGHREKIPAYGSTMVGDDDPDGLGTPEAYAEFASDLLDEGYRAIKLHTWMPPYDADPERVIEACRTVRAEVGPDVDLMLDSHHYYSRTEAKRIGQALSDLDFKWFEEPMDEHSISSYEWLTNEVDVSIVGPETAAGQMYTRAEWLKRGASDISRVGVGDVGGLTPALKTVHLCQSFNVACEVHGGNAPNLHLLGAMATPGEYYERGLLHPNYDYDGATPWLSNPVDPLDDDGCVPVPQSPGLGYSFDWDYIEEHRVD; from the coding sequence ATGGAGATCAGCGATATCGAGACGATTCGGTTCACGTATCGGTCGACGAAAGTCCGCGACGAGAAAGGTCACTCTCACCCAGGCGACCCCTACGAGAAGACGGGGAGTATCACGCGCGTCGTCGTCGACGGCGGCCCGGACGGCTACTGCACGGGCGGCGACGTCCGAGCGAACGACCTCGCTGCGAGGTATCTCACGGGAACGGACCCGCTCGAACGCGAGCAGATCTGGCAGCAGCTCAACCGCTCGCAACGCCTGCATAAGGGGACGTTCAGCGACTCGAACGTCTCGCGCATTGACAGTGCGCTCTGGGACGTCGCCGGCAAGGAGTTCGGCGTGCCCGTCTACCGACTGCTGGGCGGACACAGAGAGAAGATACCGGCCTACGGGAGTACGATGGTCGGCGACGACGACCCCGACGGACTCGGGACGCCGGAGGCGTACGCCGAGTTCGCGAGCGACCTGCTCGACGAGGGGTACCGCGCGATCAAGCTCCACACGTGGATGCCGCCGTACGACGCCGACCCCGAACGAGTTATCGAGGCGTGCCGCACCGTCCGAGCGGAGGTTGGCCCCGATGTCGACCTGATGCTCGACTCCCATCACTACTACAGTCGTACCGAGGCGAAGCGGATCGGACAGGCGCTCTCGGACCTCGACTTCAAGTGGTTCGAAGAGCCGATGGACGAGCACTCGATCTCCTCGTACGAGTGGCTGACGAACGAAGTCGACGTGTCGATCGTCGGTCCGGAGACGGCAGCGGGCCAGATGTACACGCGGGCGGAGTGGCTCAAACGCGGCGCGTCCGACATCAGTCGCGTCGGCGTCGGAGACGTCGGTGGACTCACGCCGGCGCTCAAGACGGTCCACCTCTGCCAGTCGTTCAACGTCGCGTGCGAGGTCCACGGCGGCAACGCGCCGAACCTCCACCTGCTCGGCGCGATGGCGACGCCCGGCGAGTACTACGAGCGAGGCCTCCTGCACCCGAACTACGACTACGACGGCGCGACGCCGTGGCTGTCCAACCCGGTCGACCCGCTGGACGACGACGGCTGCGTCCCCGTTCCGCAGTCGCCCGGCCTCGGCTACTCATTCGACTG
- a CDS encoding ABC transporter ATP-binding protein codes for MTISQTDSAYGVPKSETILEMRNASVSFDMERGDSRVLNKVDLDVRRDEILGIVGESGSGKSMLASAFLDAIVDPGVLSGDITYYPESGEPVDVLGLDKGELKELRWEQISMVFQGAMSSFNPVRNIRTHFVETLTAHDYNVDEGMERAEQLLSDLYLDPERVLDSYPHELSGGMKQRALIALSLVLEPEVLVMDEPTAALDLLMQRSIISLLQNIQQQYDLTIVFITHDLPLIADLVDRIGVMYAFELAELGPTAEMLEAPAHPYTRLLLKSTPNLESPIDEMRPVEGSAPDPVNVPTGCSFHPRCPLADDTCVTQDPGAYRVDSSHHVHCHHWEESADEIPMGAAASSLDSFDESSVRTTAATQERGGDPLVSLNDVEVHFQKEKGFFDFFSDPPAVKAVDGISLDVYEKDAIVLVGESGCGKTTLGKTAVGLQKPTGGSIEYRGHDIWDVHDGNDPDMGWGEVRRSLQIVHQDPGSSLNPNRRVKASLEEPLKRWNPELDGNDRKQRILGLLEHVGMAPAEDYFERYPHQLSGGEQQRVAIIRAMLMNPDLILADEPVSALDVSLRVEMMDLMIQLQDVFDTSYLFISHDLANARYIAEKTGGRIGVVYLGELVEIGPPEQIINDPQHPYTQALRWATPELTVDEEEATVEDSPIRKIDIPDPTNPPSGCHYHTRCPDAREVCRTTAPEAYDASDVETHRASCFRALDDHEYWQSGPITDEND; via the coding sequence ATGACGATTTCACAGACCGACTCCGCCTACGGGGTCCCGAAGAGCGAAACGATACTCGAGATGCGAAACGCGTCCGTCTCCTTCGACATGGAACGAGGCGACTCGCGCGTCCTCAACAAAGTCGACCTCGACGTCCGACGGGACGAAATCCTCGGCATCGTCGGCGAGAGCGGGTCGGGCAAATCGATGCTCGCCTCCGCGTTTCTCGACGCGATCGTCGACCCGGGCGTCCTCTCGGGCGATATCACCTACTACCCCGAGAGCGGCGAACCGGTCGACGTGCTCGGCCTCGACAAGGGCGAACTCAAGGAGCTCCGCTGGGAGCAGATCTCGATGGTGTTCCAGGGGGCGATGAGTTCGTTCAACCCCGTCCGCAACATCAGGACGCACTTCGTCGAAACGCTGACCGCCCACGACTACAACGTCGACGAGGGGATGGAGCGCGCCGAGCAGTTGCTCTCGGACCTGTATCTCGATCCCGAACGCGTGCTCGACTCGTACCCGCACGAACTCTCCGGCGGGATGAAGCAACGGGCGCTCATCGCGCTCAGCCTCGTCCTCGAACCGGAGGTGCTCGTCATGGACGAGCCGACCGCCGCGCTCGACCTGCTGATGCAGCGCTCTATCATCTCGCTGCTACAGAACATCCAGCAGCAGTACGACCTGACCATCGTGTTCATCACGCACGACCTCCCGCTCATCGCGGATCTGGTCGACCGCATCGGCGTGATGTACGCCTTCGAACTCGCCGAACTCGGCCCGACCGCCGAGATGCTCGAAGCCCCGGCGCACCCGTACACGCGACTGCTGCTGAAGTCGACGCCGAACCTCGAGTCGCCCATCGACGAGATGCGGCCGGTCGAGGGGAGCGCACCCGACCCCGTGAACGTGCCGACGGGATGTTCGTTCCACCCCCGTTGTCCGCTCGCCGACGACACCTGCGTCACTCAGGACCCTGGGGCGTATCGAGTCGACTCGAGCCACCACGTCCACTGCCACCACTGGGAGGAGTCGGCCGACGAGATCCCGATGGGCGCGGCCGCGTCGTCGCTCGATAGCTTCGACGAGAGCTCCGTCCGGACGACCGCCGCGACGCAAGAGCGAGGCGGCGACCCGCTCGTCTCGCTGAACGACGTCGAAGTCCACTTCCAGAAAGAGAAGGGGTTCTTCGACTTCTTCTCGGATCCGCCGGCGGTCAAAGCCGTCGACGGTATCTCGCTCGACGTATACGAGAAAGACGCGATCGTCCTCGTCGGCGAGTCCGGTTGCGGCAAGACGACGCTCGGCAAGACGGCGGTCGGACTCCAGAAGCCGACCGGCGGCTCCATCGAGTACCGCGGCCACGACATCTGGGACGTCCACGACGGCAACGACCCCGATATGGGCTGGGGCGAGGTTCGCCGCTCGCTCCAGATCGTCCACCAGGACCCCGGTAGTTCGCTGAACCCCAACCGGCGGGTGAAAGCCTCCTTGGAGGAACCGCTGAAGCGTTGGAACCCCGAACTCGACGGGAACGACCGGAAGCAGCGCATCCTCGGACTGCTCGAACACGTCGGGATGGCGCCCGCCGAGGACTACTTCGAGCGGTATCCCCACCAACTCAGCGGTGGCGAACAGCAGCGCGTCGCCATCATCCGAGCGATGCTGATGAACCCGGATCTCATCCTCGCCGACGAACCGGTGAGCGCGCTCGACGTCTCGCTGCGCGTCGAGATGATGGACCTGATGATACAGCTTCAGGACGTGTTCGACACGTCCTACCTGTTCATCTCCCACGACCTCGCGAACGCGCGGTACATCGCCGAGAAGACGGGTGGTCGAATCGGCGTCGTCTACCTCGGCGAACTCGTCGAGATCGGACCGCCGGAGCAGATAATCAACGACCCGCAGCACCCGTACACGCAGGCGCTGCGGTGGGCGACGCCCGAACTCACCGTCGACGAGGAGGAAGCGACCGTCGAGGATTCGCCCATCCGGAAGATAGACATCCCGGACCCGACGAACCCGCCGAGCGGCTGTCACTACCACACGCGCTGCCCCGACGCGCGCGAGGTCTGCCGCACGACCGCCCCCGAGGCGTACGACGCCTCCGACGTGGAGACGCACCGCGCGTCGTGTTTCCGGGCACTCGACGACCACGAGTACTGGCAGAGCGGACCGATTACGGACGAGAACGACTGA
- a CDS encoding Gfo/Idh/MocA family protein — translation MSEEPQSDRRLRVGLAGLGSLGVRLGREFDSLSDAELVAIADIDPEGLASAGREFDIPRRAQYREYETMVAEESLDAVAIATPNGLHYDQATTALDRDLHVLCEKPLATTVEDAHDLLVRAEASDRVVMLGYQRHLNPAFVVGRERWALGELEPTFITGEITHDWREYYEEMTDWRMDPDLSGGGHLLNVGTHVIDAILWTTGLTPTHVTAHVEFHDDEQLFDKQSSLIVEFENGAVANIADTGIVPRTREHIHIWDDEGAIYFEGREWDERTSYRIDTDGTEHVPYPKGRGSKAGAFVESVRKGEEPPSTARDAFWATVVTMAAYESGRRNERVRLAELYPFLADVPR, via the coding sequence ATGTCTGAAGAACCGCAATCCGACCGTCGACTTCGTGTGGGCCTCGCGGGCCTCGGGAGTCTGGGTGTCCGTCTCGGGCGCGAGTTCGACTCGCTGTCCGACGCCGAACTCGTCGCCATCGCCGACATCGACCCGGAGGGGCTGGCTTCGGCCGGCCGCGAGTTCGATATTCCGCGACGCGCCCAGTACCGGGAGTACGAGACGATGGTGGCCGAGGAGTCGCTGGACGCCGTCGCCATCGCGACGCCGAACGGGCTGCACTACGACCAGGCGACGACCGCGCTCGACCGCGACCTGCACGTCCTCTGTGAGAAACCGCTGGCGACGACCGTCGAGGACGCACACGACCTCCTCGTCCGCGCCGAGGCGAGCGACCGGGTCGTGATGCTGGGCTACCAGCGTCACCTCAATCCGGCGTTCGTCGTCGGTCGCGAACGCTGGGCGCTCGGCGAGCTCGAACCCACGTTCATCACCGGCGAGATAACGCACGACTGGAGGGAGTACTACGAGGAGATGACCGACTGGCGGATGGACCCCGACCTGAGCGGCGGGGGACACCTGCTGAACGTCGGGACGCACGTCATCGACGCCATCCTCTGGACGACGGGACTGACGCCGACGCACGTGACCGCCCACGTGGAGTTCCACGACGACGAGCAACTGTTCGACAAGCAGTCGTCGCTCATCGTCGAGTTCGAGAACGGCGCCGTCGCCAACATCGCCGACACCGGCATCGTCCCGCGTACGCGTGAACACATCCACATCTGGGACGACGAGGGCGCGATCTACTTCGAGGGCCGCGAGTGGGACGAGCGGACCTCCTACAGGATCGACACCGACGGAACCGAACACGTCCCGTATCCGAAAGGCAGAGGGAGCAAGGCCGGCGCGTTCGTCGAGTCCGTACGAAAGGGCGAGGAGCCACCGTCGACGGCGCGCGACGCGTTCTGGGCGACCGTCGTCACGATGGCCGCGTACGAATCGGGCAGACGAAACGAGCGCGTGCGACTCGCGGAGCTGTATCCGTTTCTCGCAGACGTCCCGCGCTGA